A genomic region of Tigriopus californicus strain San Diego chromosome 1, Tcal_SD_v2.1, whole genome shotgun sequence contains the following coding sequences:
- the LOC131883663 gene encoding uncharacterized protein LOC131883663, protein MKVFVAILSVLAVANADLIRPNFGRQGRTQVGRQGRQGSNSQGGGVDFSGCQTDPETGFCCVEKDETVTSIQKDPILECTHKNVEKCHYTYVTQFEPAQEEVCEENFEKTCQITFKQQAANETVRKCYRPLEKVCNGQGPEECRTVYESSCTTKYVEKQPGKFVGDTSCEKLPIEICGAGCVTEEGPEECHDKVITSLLDVPEEVCDLNPQKTCRFQTKLVPRLKPEHECTIIPRETCNLKFSSPQQVEKPLRTKWCLDPSEPTPDQTYDESNAGAAPLGFAASAPQATYAQPSPQPELDTYGGF, encoded by the exons ATGAAG GTTTTTGTAGCAATTCTCTCAGTCTTGGCTGTGGCCAACGCGGACCTTATCCGACCTAACTTTGGTCGCCAAGGTCGCACCCAGGTGGGTCGCCAAGGACGTCAAGGAAGCAACAGCCAAGGGGGCGGAGTTGACTTCAGTGGATGTCAAACCGATCCGGAGACTGGTTTCTGTTGCGTTGAGAAGGACGAAACCGTCACTTCGATCCAAAAGGATCCCATCCTTGAATGTACTCACAAGAATGTGGAAAAGTGTCATTACACATACGTGACGCAATTTGAGCCCGCCCAAGAGGAGGTCTGCGAAGAGAACTTCGAAAAGACTTGCCAAATTACCTTCAAACAGCAAGCCGCTAATGAGACCGTCCGGAAATGCTATCGTCCCTTGGAGAAGGTATGTAATGGTCAAGGACCCGAGGAATGCCGCACCGTCTACGAGTCTTCCTGTACCACCAAGTACGTCGAGAAGCAACCCGGCAAGTTCGTCGGAGACACGAGTTGTGAGAAGCTTCCCATTGAGATTTGCGGTGCTGGTTGTGTGACTGAAGAAGGGCCCGAAGAGTGCCACGATAAAGTCATCACTTCGCTATTGGATGTGCCCGAGGAGGTGTGTGACTTAAACCCCCAAAAGACCTGCCGCTTCCAAACCAAGTTGGTTCCTAGACTGAAGCCTGAGCACGAATGTACCATCATCCCTCGTGAAACTTGCAACTTGAAGTTTTCGTCTCCTCAACAAGTTGAGAAGCCTTTGAGGACCAAATGGTGCTTGGACCCTAGCGAACCCACTCCCGACCAGACCTATGATGAGTCCAATGCTGGTGCAGCTCCTTTGGGCTTTGCCGCTTCTGCTCCTCAAGCTACGTATGCTCAACCATCTCCGCAACCCGAACTCGACACCTACGGTGGATTCTAA
- the LOC131883654 gene encoding short transient receptor potential channel 1-like — protein sequence MPKPPKLAKKPPLKRNESNYDVIKIQPLTTQHSKRLNRNNIILRNAPWLHLFVRDALIGRGEFCVSQMREKTRNLSVAEWDSVLLSLNQSRKESQEEVEEFLGKAIEAFIADESKSLLEKTLGSHFKWNLKNNKHLIDAINSKSMGMVRVFVERKFIVYSQLNDLSTLTMDIDELQEIDRLEAEASPFYLLNVFEIDPLRDPVKRSFQLIHLIQTLIPHMSAFSERLGKLQINIEAFLVDLIKNINNSEKAKIFLNRDDALEELSLSSDHSSFFPRIHLGLTLNLKSFVSHDNCQKSIYDTIIDESWSNHPTPSKYCWLVLKQVILTPLVCAAFLFGGCCCYRGPPQRGYVNGLIHNLEAPINNFISHTVAYLAFVLLIILNQSNIQDQPGVDVTFYGVLLVIYAVSFLFLDIKLMYHLSKSVQSVANCRKRVQSFFSNWTYNFRFVAHFLFLIGLSSEFLGYILEPYVLSRKPKFSACALDNASTYGGYHIVSIGISCQGVGIVMILSYAIQFFRLHPTLGALYIGIRKCFSLIVSFILTYLILFGAFAIGFHVIMKHNVEHCNPSKTYDCVSNQTSPEEIYQVPLDVTLICRNGQKPDQKDCSKDCIQDWIKNQTRVNCSDGSIIQPTLKSPISQGRTVQSQGNLKNEFFRLNSTSKALFWAIFQPGNPDLVGCSDGISRQASLTLWGVYNILISIIMLNLLIALMSSTMEVIQSGKIINWKFHWTQLWMDYCFKFIILPPPINLLQLVLGMCQCCRDSQDLTPPHSTEEIEYTDLLDDLKEEYLKNFENSDLNDANKDDFDRLAKEQKLMGSKIEQILTLVRKA from the exons ATGCCGAAACCTCCGAAACTTGCCAAGAAGCCGCCACTCAAACGCAATGAGAGTAACTACGATGTTATTAAGATTCAGCCTTTGACCACTCAGCATTCTAAGAGACTCAACCGAAACAATATCATTTTGCGAAACGCGCCGTGGCTCCACTTATTTGTCAGGGATGCCCTCATAGGACGGGGTGAATTTTGTGTCAGTCAAATGCGGGAAAAGACCAGGAACTTGTCCGTGGCTGAATGGGATAGCGTTCTGCTCAGTTTAAACCAATCAAGGAAAGAGAGCCAGGAAGAAGTTGAGGAGTTTTTGGGCAAAGCCATCGAAGCCTTTATCGCCGACGAGTCCAAGTCTCTGCTGGAGAAGACGCTTGGTTCACACTTTAAATGGAACTTGAAGAATAACAAGCATTTGATTGACGCCATCAATTCAAAGTCCATGGGCATGGTTCGAGTATTCGTGGAGAGGAAATTCATCGTGTACAGTCAATTGAACGATCTGTCCACCTTAACTATGGATATAGACGAACTTCAAGAGATCGATCGTCTCGAGGCCGAAGCTAGCCCATTCTATCTATTGAATGTATTCGAAATAGATCCTCTCCGTGACCCCGTGAAACGATCGTTCCAACTCATTCACTTGATTCAAACACTTATCCCTCACATGTCTGCGTTCTCCGAGCGATTGGGAAAACTTCAGATTAATATCGAAGCCTTCTTGGTGGACTTGATCAAGAATATTAACAATTCggaaaaggccaagatctTCCTCAATAGAGATGACGCACTCGAGGAGCTCTCGTTGTCGAGTGATCATAGTAGTTTTTTTCCTCGGATCCACTTAGGCCTGACCCTTAACTTGAAGTCCTTCGTGAGCCATGACAATTGTCAAAAGTCCATCTACGACACGATCATCGATGAGAGCTGGAGCAATCATCCCACACCGTCCAAGTATTGTTGGCTAGTACTCAAGCAGGTGATCCTGACGCCATTGGTTTGCGCTGCTTTCCTCTTTGGAGGCTGCTGTTGCTACCGAGGTCCCCCCCAAAGAGGATATGTCAATGGGTTGATTCACAACTTGGAAGCACCCATCAATAATTTCATAAGTCATACTGTGGCCTACTTGGCTTTCGTTTTACTCATCATCTTGAATCAGTCGAACATACAAGATCAGCCAGGCGTAGATGTCACGTTCTATGGCGTCCTATTGGTGATATATGCCGTGAGCTTTTTGTTCTTGGATATCAAGCTGATGTATCACCTCTCGAAAAGTGTTCAATCCGTGGCGAATTGTAGGAAAAGGGTCCAGAGTTTTTTCTCCAACTGGACCTATAATTTCCGCTTCGTGGCCCATTTCCTATTTCTGATTGGTCTTTCGTCAGAATTCCTGGGTTACATTCTTGAGCCTTACGTCCTCTCCAGGAAACCGAAGTTCAGCGCTTGTGCCCTTGACAATGCCTCCACCTATGGGGGCTATCACATCGTTTCGATTGGGATTAGTTGCCAGGGCGTTGGTATTGTGATGATCCTAAGTTACGCCATACAATTCTTCAGATTGCACCCAACATTAGGAGCTTTGTACATTGGGATTCGAAAGTGTTTCAGTCTCATCGTTAGTTTCATCCTCACCTACTTGATCCTCTTTGGCGCCTTTGCCATTGGTTTTCACGTCATCATGAAGCACAACGTGGAGCATTGTAATCCATCTAAAACCTATGATTGCGTGAGTAACCAAACGAGTCCGGAAGAGATCTACCAAGTCCCCTTGGATGTGACGCTCATTTGCCGAAATGGTCAAAAACCTGATCAAAAAGACTGTTCCAAGGATTGCATACAAGATTGGATTAAAAATCAGACCAGGGTGAATTGTAGCGACGGCTCAATAATCCAGCCTACTCTCAAGAGCCCAATCTCTCAAGG CCGTACGGTCCAATCCCAAGGGAACTTAAAAAATGAGTTCTTTAGATTAAACAGCACGAGCAAAGCACtattttgggccatttttcAGCCAGGTAACCCCGATTTGGTTGGATGCTCTGATGGAATCAGTAGACAGGCTAGTCTCACTTTGTGGGGTGTATATAACATCCTCATTTCCATAATAATGCTCAACTTACTTATTGCACTGATGAGCTCAACGATGGAAGTCATTCAAAGCGGAAAGATCatcaattggaaatttcattgGACTCAGCTATGGATGGACTATTGTttcaaattcatcattttaCCACCACCGATAAATCTGTTGCAATTGGTCCTTGGGATGTGCCAATGTTGTCGAGATTCGCAAGATTTGACCCCGCCACATTCGACGGAGGAAATTGAATACACCGATCTCCTGGATGATCTAAAGGAAGAGTATCtaaaaaattttgaaaactcaGATCTTAATGATGCGAATAAGGACGACTTTGATCGGctggccaaagagcaaaagCTAATGGGATCAAAAATCGAACAAATATTGACGCTTGTGCGTAAAGCCTAA
- the LOC131880506 gene encoding uncharacterized protein LOC131880506: MSTASIILAQIMLIPLIVNGVPGDLRDSSRRDGRQVEGNNKANNGRIDFSNAVLDPESGKRCVIKNEEVQSLEKEPILECDHKNVEKCHYTYVTQFKPAQEEVCEENFEKVCQITFKQQATNETIQKCYRPLEKLCNGQGPEECRTVFESSCTTRYIEKQPGKFVGDTKCEKLPIEICGAGCVSQEGPEECHNKVITSLIDVPEEVCDLNPQKTCRLQTKLVPSLKPEHECTLIPQEICNLRFTSPKLKKKPLVTKWCLDDSPTKPGETYDEANAQDRPLALRGGRAGRTFIPRQLPIAAAASKSVDTLAVVAEVAADEQDTPDVDYDLEETTTTQAPETTTQSREIALIDIDETEALPYETQNFDAFVDVGAKSSILV, from the exons ATGTCAACAGCATCTATAATATTGGCTCAGATTATG CTAATTCCTTTGATTGTGAACGGCGTGCCAGGGGATTTGAGGGACTCGTCACGTCGCGATGGTCGCCAAGTGGAAGGCAATAACAAAGCAAATAACGGCCGCATTGACTTTTCGAATGCAGTGCTTGACCCAGAAAGCGGCAAGCGATGCGTGATCAAGAACGAGGAGGTACAATCCTTGGAGAAAGAGCCCATTTTGGAATGCGACCATAAGAACGTGGAAAAGTGTCACTACACGTACGTCACTCAATTCAAACCCGCCCAGGAGGAGGTATGTGAGGAGAACTTTGAAAAAGTCTGCCAGATCACATTCAAGCAGCAAGCCACCAATGAAACTATTCAAAAGTGCTACCGACCCTTAGAGAAGCTGTGCAATGGTCAAGGGCCCGAAGAATGCCGGACAGTCTTCGAGTCGTCGTGTACAACGCGATACATCGAGAAACAACCCGGAAAATTCGTCGGAGACACTAAGTGCGAGAAATTGCCCATAGAAATCTGCGGCGCGGGTTGTGTAAGTCAAGAGGGGCCCGAAGAATGTCATAACAAAGTGATCACCTCACTCATCGATGTGCCGGAAGAGGTTTGTGATCTGAATCCCCAAAAGACGTGTCGCCTTCAGACAAAATTGGTGCCATCCCTCAAACCCGAGCACGAGTGCACCCTCATTCCCCAAGAGATTTGCAACCTCCGATTCACTTCACCCAAGCTTAAGAAAAAGCCATTGGTCACCAAATGGTGCTTGGACGACTCTCCCACTAAACCAGGAGAGACCTACGATGAAGCTAATGCTCAAGATCGTCCTCTGGCCCTACGAGGAGGACGAGCAGGACGAACTTTTATTCCTCGTCAACTTCCGATTGCAGCCGCCGCCTCAAAAAGCGTCGACACCTTGGCCGTGGTGGCCGAGGTGGCCGCCGACGAGCAGGACACCCCGGACGTCGACTACGATCTTGAGGAAACCACCACCACACAAGCCCCAGAGACGACGACCCAATCCCGAGAGATCGCGTTGATTGACATTGATGAGACCGAGGCGCTTCCGTATGAAACCCAAAACTTTGATGCATTTGTCGACGTGGGAGCCAAATCGTCGATTCTTGTCTGA